The Toxorhynchites rutilus septentrionalis strain SRP chromosome 1, ASM2978413v1, whole genome shotgun sequence genome contains the following window.
TACCGCATCATTGACTGGTTTTATAtgaattctctcggttaccttgccAGGCGATTGAAGTGCGATAAAAAATACATGCGAAATATAGTATATATAGTTCAataaattttacaggttttccttctcaggatacctaaagataaacTCTACTGCGTGCTATGAAATTTCGTTTTGTAGAGTGGTCGAtggttcgcgtttacataatcacatcacttacctcagtgaatcctactccaccccactaacaactatcccttccatgataatcgctagggaaccacgctatagaggtgaaccttctggctttcgggtagcgattatcatactaacattccttcccttcccctggtgactgtaaggacgtggccggcgtcgtttttgaccatttaaagctcgaatcaccgaaaattgcataaCGAGAattatttgctagtcccaagcgacattctgtgtgttctttgtgcaatttggttgattcaggtcaatcacggatgACGGAACCTACTTGACGCTGGACGGCAACGGCTGtattgtgattgtggcgatggctaccacgacatcgagcatgttgtctggtcgtgtatccggttccatgctgctcgctctcagctctctagagcactgagagcacaaggcagacaatcggatatccccgtccgggatatcttagatagccgggatcctgatcttctgcttcatctatacctgttcctcagaaacgccgatgtcaacgtttaatgatgtttccttcgttgtgtccccgtttcatatccctcctatccaaacgataaacttttacttagtcgcggcaatacatacacacactctttacagatacacgggccaaaggttgtgcagtccactgatcattcaacaagagccaaaggttgtaccgcttatgacaactctacacgagctgatgattgcgccggctagtgaccattctatcctggattcctcgagtggagaaagacgcaccacgctagatatggggtacagactaggggggcgttgctgattaatagtcagctgcatcccaataggaggtatcccgtgtcgggcacacgtacagagcattggagactgcaacataccaattatgagaacacttgtaatactaacctcgagccaaccgcgagtaatcggttacatattactaacatagttgtaagcaaacattgtcgaaatattgaactcccggccccgttaggctgacgccatatgagccttaataaaaatatatattttggataaaaaaaaaaaaacggctgTCAGGGGACCAGCTACTTTTCGTTCCAGTATAAGAAACCACGCAGCGTTCCAGTGGTTTCTTATATTAATCTATTAGCAAATAacaagtaataagacactatcatgaAAGGCATGTTTGAACTCTTCAAAGAATTAGATTCAAATGGAGATCATTCAAATACAAATTACTGATGGTTTTCATTTtacgaacgatgtatgaaagctgtatggaactacgtcagTTATGCGTTCAAATTGTGATTATTCAAAactgctcaaatgttttcgaacaaaaatgtttgtttgaatGTTGGGTATACGTTTTACATTGCGTAAAATGCATAGCAAataaaaaagtcgattttggtCATTTATCTGTCTATAACTGTCGACACTGCCGCCACCACGCAATCGATTCAGTTTGAATTTTCTGTTGTCGTTATTATATGATTTCTTTGAGAAATGGTGTTTGGCGttgttatgaaataaaattaacgttaataactatttccacTGCAAGCGAGTTCTGGTAAactacataccaatcgaatcggaattcaTCTAAGAGTTTGATATGCCAAGCTTTACAATTCGCAAATTCCTAAACGCTTAAAATCGATAGGATtgagaagcattcccattttttcatacattttttctgcccatttgtgtgcttccctACCCGTATCGTCAATAATGAGCAACTGATACATGCTACTCGTTTTCAAATTATTTGATATTAATATGCCCTTCGCGATTTGAAATCACGATCTCAAGCGAGCATACGAGCAGAGCAAATCAAGAGGACAACAACAGCTTCTGACGATTCTCTCAATCAGTAATTTATTGTAGTAGGTCAGAAAGAAGTTGACATAAACGTGGTAcacgaatcaaatgcagcgttcgttacACGGGCaatgagagagaagagagaaattaTTGCGATTTAAGCACCGTCATCTCTCGATAGAACtcagagatatttgcatcaatcgatacgAAATATGGCTTCGCACctattacaataaaaaaaaagttctacatTCCATGAATCTAACTATTGACCAACTGgaaaatgtcaaacattatctATATGAAAAACCCGTGTTCTGATTAGACGAATGACATAAGCAGTTTGTGCTCTCTGTAAAAAAGAGCTAGTAGTGTAGCGATAATGATGCAACATAtcacattttccatttttgttgcATCCAacgtaaaaataaattatgtaaATCTGCGGCATTATTATTAGTGTAATTTTAGCGACAGAGATCAGCAGAAAATCGATGAAATGGCACAGAGCGCCGATTTCATGCCGCCTGTTGATGAGCGCTTTTGTACTCTTGCATCGCACACACCCATGATTAGTTTTTATGCGTTGCCAAATGTAGATTGAAAGTGGTTTCAAAGTTTTATTTATTGGGAATGCGGATTAAACCGAGATGACAACCGTAAACTGTCAACGTCTGGCAACGATATCCGTTAGGGAGATAAATTATTCCCAACCCAGACCCAAAAGTAGTTtgaaatcgtttaaattttgAACTAAATGGTTAAAGgtaatgttatttgattacttgcaACATAGGGTACTAACCCTTATTCAACCATTTATttcgagagagagaaaaaagtacttcgatgcattctaaaattatATCTGGAGTGATTAACAAGCGGGTTGAATTATATAATTCCTTAGTCCTaagtcgaaaatgcggtcgtgtcctagacacAACCCCTTATAATTTTTGGAAGCGTTAGAGGTGAAATTTTACCTAGAAATACTGAAAAACTGCTTATATATCCAAAAAGTTCAATGGTTCAGTGTCACTCTAGACAGTGAACAATCGAGAGTACATGTTCGTACTGAGAGTTGAGTTCATCCATCGACCCTCGCCAGTGTCACCAAATATATGTACTGAAGAGTTGATTCTTATATTActtgaatgtttgttttttttttgctacaatAACAATGCGTTCATGTGAACGAACCAATATGACAGAAAATCGCGTCGTGTCAATGCTTGAAACTTAATTAATCAGTTAATTGTACTCGAATCACTCCAAACGATCTAAACGGAATCTCTCCTATATCCAATGATCTTCGATTATCGTCTGAAATTGTTTGAGCAAGAGTTAACAGCCATACCAACCCGCCAATAAAAACCCAATTACGAGCATTGTTATCATATCACAGcgctaataaatttttgaaaacaaccCGTTATCAGTTTTCACTGGAATACATATTCACATCTCTCGGCTCCACAAAGCATCACGATCATAATAATACTCGATGAGCGGCTGTAGTGATCAGACTGACAGATAGTTACGAGTTTGCGAAGGGGAGATTTTGTTCGGAGTCTAGTTTCGGGTGCCAACAATATGGCGTACAAACGTTGCATATTAGCATCATTACTTTATTGGGTTTTTGTATCGAAGATTAGCGGTAGCAGTTGTGCACTCATGGAAAACGAACGACCGTGCTGCAAGGATATGGATGTGCTCAACTTTAACTATTACAATCAGTGTGTGAATCAGTTGACCAACGAAACTTACGACTCCAGGATGCCGAACTGCTCTGATCGATATTTCGTCATAAAGGAATTCCATCATTACTTCTTGAACTCCGATGGTGTTCTAATGGACCGTCATTTCAACATTGAAGCCGAGTAAGATCAGCTCGATTGAGGGATATTATGACACAGAGTGATCAGTTGAGGATCTCTTCCAGTTATTGTTTGAGTATTTCGGAGAGCATGCAGATGTTTTACGTATGTGTCAACGACGACGCGAATGCATCACGAATTGCGTTCTTTTTCAGCAAAGGTGTCATGATGCTGATATCGGTGTTCTTTCTGGTTGGCACGCGATTTGTGTACAACCTTATACCGAACCTACACGAAACGCTCGATAAAGTCACCATGATGACCGTTACCTACCTGATATTGTTTATGCTACTGCTAGGATTCATGCAAGTCAATGACTTCAAAACTTACTACTGTTATAGTAAAGCATTGGGTGAGTAAGAGTGCGGTACACGATGAAAAATTATGTTGAATTCAGGACGGATATTGGATTGTTGATCATTTGCAGCGCACCTTCTGTATTTCGTTATGATCAGCTACTTTGCCTGGACAAATATGGTGATGGTCATCGTTTGGAAATCGAATTTGTGAGTAATTTCTTAGTAATTATGGCATTTTTGTTTACTTATGCTTTCGTTGTTTCATTTCCATACAGCGCACGACGGTGGAGAATTAAGGAGCAGACTTGGTATGTCTTGAGTCACGTTTATACACTCACGGTAGCAATTTCGTGCACCTGCTGGGTTAACTCTCGTTACAATTCGGAAACCACATTCAACCAGATTCCGTGGTGGTTCAAAAGTATGTTGGAATAGTTCTAACTACGCCATTGGCACTCGAATTTagaaatttttggattttcaaatattataaaaGTT
Protein-coding sequences here:
- the LOC129761961 gene encoding G-protein coupled receptor Mth2-like, which encodes MAYKRCILASLLYWVFVSKISGSSCALMENERPCCKDMDVLNFNYYNQCVNQLTNETYDSRMPNCSDRYFVIKEFHHYFLNSDGVLMDRHFNIEADYCLSISESMQMFYVCVNDDANASRIAFFFSKGVMMLISVFFLVGTRFVYNLIPNLHETLDKVTMMTVTYLILFMLLLGFMQVNDFKTYYCYSKALAHLLYFVMISYFAWTNMVMVIVWKSNFARRWRIKEQTWYVLSHVYTLTVAISCTCWVNSRYNSETTFNQIPWWFKKRNLHSYDKSDYAYVPLSVMLSISTFLLVWTIYHMLSTGKDYDTDQKKSIGHKCIFYLRLFLLSGLTWIFEILSFYVFRNSYNRSWFWLPIDAFNCLHGVLIFLVLIVCRPGVRRELSSQQILGFRCLAGWAHLQSDEQDLVITDENGTTVERGSPINDTTI